AGTTTATTTTCAATGGGTACAAAGAAACACTGCTGTATTCCTCTTCTTTGTAACCATTAGAAGGAATATCATATTAAGTAGGTGTTTATTTATGAAAACAATCGCATTAATTGCCCATGACCAAAAAAAAGAAGAAATGCTCGAATTTGTTGGCAATCATCTTGAAACACTCAAAAATTTTCATTTAGTTGCTACTCGCACTACTGGTACTTTAATCAACGAAAAATATCATCTCAATGTTGAAACTATGATGTCCGGTCCACTCGGCGGTGACCAACAAATCGGCGCTATGGTTGCAACAGAAAAAGTCGATTATGTAATCTTCATGCGTGACCCACTCAATGCTCAACCACATGAACCAGATATCAATGCACTTCTTCGCATTTGTGACGTACACAATATTCCACTCGCTACTAATAGAAAAAGCGCTCATATTTTAATTAAATACGCTGCTGAAAAACTTTAATCTATTTAAAATATCATATAAAAACGAAAAAGGACTGCTTTCATTTAGAAATCAGTCCTTACTTTGTTTTGCAAATTATTTGCTTAAGCTGTTTACTCGGCGAGCTAAACGAGATTTACGGCGAGCTGCACAGTTTTTATGGAATAATCTATTAGCAGCAGCCTGGTCTATTTTTTTACAAGCGATTGCAAGTAATGCTTTTGCTTCTTCTGCATTGCCAGCAGCAACAGCATCTAAAACTTTGCGGGAAGCAGTTTTGATAGCAGATTTAGCAGAAACGTTTTTTGCACGACGCTGAGCATCTGTTTTTACGCTGAGGATAGAAGATTTAATGTTTGGCAAGAAATTCACCCTTTCATCATTATAATTGTACCAAAATAGTTTATCACGTAATAATGCAAATTGCAATACAATCCGCCCTAAATACTACATATTTATAGTCGGAAACGATATATATTTTATCACAAATCATACTAAAAAATCTAGTCTTTAATACAAATCCCTTAAAATTATTTTTTTGCTTGACTTGTACTACACTACAATGTTTATAATTTATCTTGCATTAATAAAATAACAACTAATATAGTGCTTATTAATCATTACAATAAAAATACATAAAATTTACTATAAAAAGGTGTTTTATTTATGAAAAAATTTCTTTATCTATTCATTTTAATTATACTTGCTTTATACCTTCATACTTATAATTCAAGCAACAATCCATCTTTTGAACAAAATGAACCTGTTCCACCTTCTAGTTCAAAAATAGTAGCTTTATCACATTTTTCTGCTGAAATTCCTGCTTCATCAGCTCCTCTTTTAGAATGGAATAAAGATTTAAATGCTGTTTATTATGAATTAGAATTGTTTGACACTGTACCAGAAAATCTTTCCAATGATGATTTATCATCAGACCATTTATATTATACCGCTTCAATTTATACAAATGCATATCAAATTGATTTAAAAGATATAGCTCCAGAATATTTAAATAAAAAACCTTTGTACTGGCGCGTTCGTTCTATGGATATCGATGGCAATCCTATCTCTTCTTTTTCTAAATTAGAAACCTTATACGCTACAGATGCACCTTCTAGCATGAATTCACCACTACCTCATGTCACTTATAATAAAGAAAATGGAACAACACTCCTTTATCCTGTATACGCTTTTATTCCCAACGCTCATGCAACGCAATTTGAAATTGAAGTAACTGACCGACCACCAGAAAATCCCAATGGAACTACACCTTCTAAATACCGCATTTTTTCTGCCATTACTAATTTATGTGATTATTATGACCCTAAAGCTCGTATCGGTAAATATTATTGGCGCGTACGTGGTCTTGATGATGATAATAATCCAGTCGGTGTTTACAGTGATGCACAAACATTTGAAAACAATCCTAATGACAACTGGAAAATCGGTATTTTTGGCGATAGTATAAGTCACGGTGGTGGTCATTTATCCTTCGGCCCTGCTGATTGGGAATACAGCTATGCTTATTATCTTGATTTTCCTACGATTAATTTATCTTGTAGCGGAGATACTAGCGAAACCATGGTCAAACGCTTCGATACAGATGTAGTACCATTTCATCCACAATATCTCTTAATCATGGGTGGAACAAATAGTTTACGCGCTGGTATTCCAGCCGAAAATGTTATTGAAGACTTAATAGCCATTCGAGAAAAATGTTATGAAAATAATATTACACCTATATTTTTAACCTTAGCGCCTATAAATCCTGAAAATATAAAAAAAGTCTTCGATGAAAACACATCACCCGTTTGGCAAAGAAATCTCAATATCGTAAATAAATTTATTCGTACCCAACCTCATATCGATGCTGCTGCTGCTTTAAATAGCCCTGCTATTTTGCCAACGTACTACGGCATGGATGGACTTCATGGTGATATTCCAACAAAAAAAATTTATGCCCAAGCA
The window above is part of the Megamonas hypermegale genome. Proteins encoded here:
- the rpsT gene encoding 30S ribosomal protein S20 gives rise to the protein MPNIKSSILSVKTDAQRRAKNVSAKSAIKTASRKVLDAVAAGNAEEAKALLAIACKKIDQAAANRLFHKNCAARRKSRLARRVNSLSK
- a CDS encoding SGNH/GDSL hydrolase family protein, whose protein sequence is MKKFLYLFILIILALYLHTYNSSNNPSFEQNEPVPPSSSKIVALSHFSAEIPASSAPLLEWNKDLNAVYYELELFDTVPENLSNDDLSSDHLYYTASIYTNAYQIDLKDIAPEYLNKKPLYWRVRSMDIDGNPISSFSKLETLYATDAPSSMNSPLPHVTYNKENGTTLLYPVYAFIPNAHATQFEIEVTDRPPENPNGTTPSKYRIFSAITNLCDYYDPKARIGKYYWRVRGLDDDNNPVGVYSDAQTFENNPNDNWKIGIFGDSISHGGGHLSFGPADWEYSYAYYLDFPTINLSCSGDTSETMVKRFDTDVVPFHPQYLLIMGGTNSLRAGIPAENVIEDLIAIREKCYENNITPIFLTLAPINPENIKKVFDENTSPVWQRNLNIVNKFIRTQPHIDAAAALNSPAILPTYYGMDGLHGDIPTKKIYAQAINDNISQFIEK
- a CDS encoding methylglyoxal synthase, which produces MKTIALIAHDQKKEEMLEFVGNHLETLKNFHLVATRTTGTLINEKYHLNVETMMSGPLGGDQQIGAMVATEKVDYVIFMRDPLNAQPHEPDINALLRICDVHNIPLATNRKSAHILIKYAAEKL